One Georgenia wutianyii DNA segment encodes these proteins:
- the treS gene encoding maltose alpha-D-glucosyltransferase — MAARTDPIPRLGQGERPGLTPDPDWYRTAVFYEVLLRAFGDSDGSGTGDLRGLIDRLDYLQWLGVDCLWIPPFYPSPLRDGGYDVSDYTAVASEYGSIEDFQELLVEAHARGLRVIIDLVMNHTSDQHPWFQASRSMPDGPYGDFYVWSDDNTKYSDARIIFVDTETSNWSFDPVRRQYYWHRFFSHQPDLNFENPKVVEAMHDVVRFWCRLGVDGFRLDAVPYLFEEEGTNCENLPRTHEFIREVRAMVDREFPGTVILAEANQWPEDVVEYYGTDESPECHMCFHFPVMPRIFYALREQRSHAIRDILADTPDIPQGAQWATFLRNHDELTLEMVSTEERAAMYGWYAEDPRMRANVGIRRRLSPLLGNSRKEIELAHALLLSLPGSPYLYYGDEIGMGDNIWLPDRDAVRTPMQWSPDRNAGFSTADPGKLYLPLVQSLVNHYQAVNVEAQYATPTSLLHWVRGILEVRRKHPVFGTGSFRVLDTDNDAVLAYLRQNEDEALLCVMNLANTPRAARIEAPGFGGRRLTDIFGGAVFPDVDPSGSVTITLGSRDFFWLRLEQAALPAAPVDPATAPSAEPAEAPEPVTVAAQLPPAPPRGT, encoded by the coding sequence CTGGCCGCCCGCACCGACCCGATCCCGCGCCTGGGACAGGGCGAGCGCCCCGGACTCACGCCCGACCCGGACTGGTACCGCACCGCGGTGTTCTACGAGGTGCTCCTGCGCGCCTTCGGCGACTCCGACGGCTCGGGCACGGGTGACCTGCGCGGCCTCATCGACCGTCTCGACTACCTCCAGTGGCTCGGCGTCGACTGCCTGTGGATCCCGCCGTTCTACCCCTCGCCGCTGCGCGACGGCGGGTACGACGTCTCGGACTACACGGCCGTGGCCTCCGAGTACGGGAGCATCGAGGACTTCCAGGAGCTGCTCGTCGAGGCCCACGCCCGCGGCCTGCGGGTCATCATCGACCTCGTCATGAACCACACGAGCGACCAGCACCCGTGGTTCCAGGCCTCCCGCTCCATGCCCGACGGGCCCTACGGCGACTTCTACGTGTGGAGCGACGACAACACGAAGTACTCCGACGCCCGGATCATCTTCGTCGACACCGAGACGTCGAACTGGTCCTTCGACCCGGTGCGGCGTCAGTACTACTGGCACCGGTTCTTCTCCCACCAGCCCGACCTCAACTTCGAGAACCCCAAGGTCGTCGAGGCGATGCACGACGTCGTGCGGTTCTGGTGCCGGCTGGGCGTGGACGGCTTCCGGCTCGACGCCGTGCCCTACCTCTTCGAGGAGGAGGGCACGAACTGCGAGAACCTGCCCCGCACCCACGAGTTCATCCGTGAGGTGCGGGCGATGGTCGACCGGGAGTTCCCGGGCACCGTCATCCTCGCCGAGGCCAACCAGTGGCCCGAGGACGTCGTGGAGTACTACGGCACCGACGAGTCCCCCGAGTGCCACATGTGCTTCCACTTCCCCGTGATGCCGCGTATCTTCTACGCGCTTCGCGAGCAGCGCTCCCACGCGATCCGCGACATCCTCGCCGACACCCCCGACATCCCGCAGGGCGCGCAGTGGGCGACGTTCCTGCGCAACCACGACGAGCTCACCCTCGAGATGGTCTCCACCGAGGAGCGCGCGGCGATGTACGGCTGGTACGCCGAGGACCCGCGGATGCGGGCCAACGTCGGCATCCGGCGCCGGCTCTCGCCGCTGCTGGGCAACTCCCGCAAGGAGATCGAGCTCGCGCACGCGCTGCTCCTGTCCCTGCCCGGCAGCCCGTACCTCTACTACGGCGACGAGATCGGGATGGGCGACAACATCTGGCTGCCCGACCGCGACGCGGTCCGCACGCCGATGCAGTGGTCCCCCGACCGCAACGCCGGGTTCTCCACCGCCGACCCGGGCAAGCTCTACCTGCCGCTCGTCCAGTCGCTCGTCAACCACTACCAGGCGGTCAACGTCGAGGCGCAGTACGCGACACCGACCTCCCTGCTCCACTGGGTCCGCGGCATCCTCGAGGTGCGGCGCAAGCACCCGGTGTTCGGCACGGGGTCCTTCCGCGTCCTGGACACCGACAACGACGCGGTCCTCGCCTACCTGCGGCAGAACGAGGACGAGGCGCTGCTGTGCGTCATGAACCTCGCCAACACCCCGCGGGCCGCGCGCATCGAGGCCCCCGGGTTCGGCGGGCGGCGACTCACCGACATCTTCGGCGGCGCCGTCTTCCCCGATGTCGACCCCTCCGGCTCGGTGACGATCACCCTCGGCTCGCGCGACTTCTTCTGGCTGCGTCTGGAGCAGGCGGCGCTGCCCGCCGCGCCGGTGGACCCGGCCACCGCGCCGTCGGCCGAGCCGGCCGAGGCCCCCGAGCCGGTCACCGTCGCCGCCCAGCTGCCGCCGGCCCCGCCCAGGGGGACCTGA
- a CDS encoding maltokinase N-terminal cap-like domain-containing protein: MATMTPSFDQFLPEWVARQRWYTAKGNAPQLRRVGGLRYQDPDGEVGIDTWLLRDDSGPEPVLYQVPLTYRGAPVPGLEHALVAEAEHSELGRRWVYDACHDPVGARVLLDTIVEERAVDSDAGAAHGHATGHRAGGPGAMGAHTRGEQVRVLTGEQSNTSIILEGEDGPPVICKVFRVIGQGRNPDVVVQEALADAGSTRVPAPLGDLSCTWTGPSGEEQQGHLAFAQEFLPGVEDAWRVAVRAAVAGQRFAAGDLGAAVASVHRDLAAAFPVHEATAPVRTRLRSTWDDRTTAALLAVPDLEELREAVGAVYARAEAAPWPALQRIHGDLHLGQVIEAPGRGWLLLDFEGEPLRPVPERTAPDLALRDVAGMLRSLDYAAGAARRQHGADVAEEWVSAARADFLDGYARETGHDPREHAELLAALELDKALYEAVYEVRNRPDWLPIPLTAVRRLLGATT, from the coding sequence ATGGCGACGATGACGCCGTCCTTCGACCAGTTCCTCCCCGAGTGGGTCGCCCGGCAGCGCTGGTACACCGCCAAGGGGAACGCACCGCAGCTGCGGCGCGTCGGAGGGCTGCGCTACCAGGACCCCGACGGCGAGGTCGGCATCGACACGTGGCTGCTGCGCGACGACTCCGGGCCCGAGCCGGTGCTCTACCAGGTGCCGCTCACCTACCGCGGCGCGCCGGTGCCCGGGCTCGAGCACGCGCTCGTGGCCGAGGCGGAGCACTCCGAGCTCGGCCGGCGGTGGGTCTACGACGCGTGCCACGACCCGGTCGGTGCCCGCGTCCTGCTCGACACCATCGTCGAGGAGCGGGCGGTGGACTCCGACGCCGGGGCCGCCCACGGCCACGCGACCGGCCATCGCGCCGGGGGTCCCGGCGCGATGGGCGCCCACACCCGCGGCGAGCAGGTGCGCGTGCTCACCGGGGAGCAGTCGAACACCTCGATCATCCTCGAGGGCGAGGACGGCCCGCCGGTCATCTGCAAGGTCTTCCGCGTCATCGGCCAGGGACGCAACCCCGACGTCGTCGTCCAGGAGGCGCTGGCCGACGCCGGCAGCACCCGGGTGCCGGCCCCGCTCGGTGATCTCTCCTGCACGTGGACCGGTCCCTCCGGGGAGGAGCAGCAGGGTCACCTCGCCTTCGCCCAGGAGTTCCTCCCGGGCGTCGAGGACGCCTGGCGGGTCGCCGTCCGGGCCGCCGTCGCCGGCCAGCGGTTCGCCGCGGGCGACCTCGGTGCCGCCGTCGCCTCCGTCCACCGCGACCTCGCGGCCGCGTTCCCCGTCCACGAGGCGACCGCGCCGGTACGCACCCGGCTGCGCTCGACGTGGGACGACCGGACGACCGCCGCGCTGCTCGCGGTGCCCGACCTCGAGGAGCTGCGCGAGGCTGTCGGCGCCGTCTACGCCCGCGCCGAGGCGGCCCCGTGGCCCGCCCTCCAGCGCATCCACGGCGACCTCCACCTCGGCCAGGTCATCGAGGCACCCGGGCGCGGCTGGCTGCTGCTCGACTTCGAGGGCGAGCCGCTGCGGCCGGTGCCCGAGCGCACCGCCCCGGACCTCGCCCTGCGCGACGTCGCCGGCATGCTGCGCTCGCTCGACTACGCGGCCGGTGCCGCGCGCCGCCAGCACGGCGCCGACGTCGCCGAGGAGTGGGTGTCCGCCGCCCGGGCGGACTTCCTGGACGGGTACGCCCGTGAGACCGGCCACGACCCGCGCGAGCACGCCGAGCTGCTGGCTGCCCTCGAGCTGGACAAGGCGCTGTACGAGGCGGTCTACGAGGTGCGCAACCGGCCCGACTGGCTGCCGATCCCCCTCACGGCGGTCCGGCGGCTGCTCGGCGCCACCACCTAG
- the glgB gene encoding 1,4-alpha-glucan branching protein GlgB: MTKNDERPVHAPGVPTPQPPRPAPLPVDSGVLRAVSTGLHHQPHDVLGGHVGEDGVTIRVLRPLADAVVLVTPEGRQSFDHEYEGIWVTTLPGSHVPDYRVEVRYGPDTHLTDDPYRFLPTLGDLDLHLIAEGRHEELWTVLGAHVRRYLSPLGEVTGTSFAVWAPNARAVRVKGDFNSWDGRQTAMRSLGSSGVWEIFVPGVSSGARYKFEIQHRDGSWHEKADPMARATEHPPATASVVTESQYEWGDAQWLERRAATDPHQGPMSVYEVHLASWRPGLSYRDLAVDLVDYVAGLGFTHVEFMPVAEHPFGGSWGYQVTSYYAPTSRLGGPDDFRYLVDAFHQAGIGVIMDWVPAHFPKDSWALARFDGTALYEDPDPLRGEHPDWGTLIFNYGRREVRNFLVANALYWLEEFHIDGLRVDAVASMLYLDYSREPGQWRPNEHGGRENLDAISFLQETNATAYRRVPGIVMIAEESTAWPGVSAPTSHGGLGFGLKWNMGWMNDTLQYLAEEPINRRYHHGELTFSLVYAFSEQFVLPLSHDEVVHGKGSLLRKMPGDRWQQLAGVRSLLAYQWSHPGKQLLFMGGEFAQEEEWAEARGLDWYLLDNPAHAGIADLVRRLNDVYQAHPALFADDFTPAGFQWIEAGDGDHNVISYLRTDPTGRGRDVACVINFAGVPHEGYRVGLPQAGAWVELLNTDGEEYGGSGVGNLGVVHAEELPWNGRPASARLRVPPLGALFLTPAE; this comes from the coding sequence ATGACGAAGAACGACGAGCGACCCGTGCATGCCCCCGGCGTGCCCACGCCGCAGCCCCCGCGACCGGCCCCCCTGCCGGTCGACAGCGGGGTGCTCCGCGCGGTGAGCACCGGCCTGCACCATCAGCCCCACGACGTGCTCGGCGGCCACGTCGGCGAGGACGGCGTGACGATCCGCGTCCTGCGCCCGCTCGCCGACGCCGTCGTCCTCGTCACCCCGGAGGGCCGCCAGTCCTTCGACCACGAGTACGAGGGAATCTGGGTGACCACCCTGCCCGGCTCCCACGTGCCCGACTACCGGGTCGAGGTCCGCTACGGCCCCGACACCCACCTCACCGACGACCCCTACCGGTTCCTGCCCACCCTGGGCGACCTCGACCTCCACCTCATCGCCGAGGGCCGGCACGAGGAGCTGTGGACCGTGCTCGGCGCACACGTGCGCCGCTACCTCTCCCCGCTCGGCGAGGTCACCGGCACGTCCTTCGCCGTCTGGGCCCCCAACGCGCGGGCCGTGCGGGTCAAGGGCGACTTCAACTCCTGGGACGGGCGTCAGACGGCGATGCGCTCGCTCGGCTCCTCGGGTGTGTGGGAGATCTTCGTTCCCGGCGTCTCGTCCGGCGCCCGCTACAAGTTCGAGATCCAGCACCGCGACGGGTCGTGGCACGAGAAGGCCGACCCGATGGCCCGCGCCACCGAGCACCCCCCGGCGACGGCGTCGGTCGTCACCGAGTCGCAGTACGAGTGGGGCGACGCGCAGTGGCTGGAGCGGCGCGCCGCGACCGACCCGCACCAGGGCCCGATGAGCGTCTACGAGGTCCACCTGGCCTCCTGGCGTCCCGGCCTGAGCTACCGCGACCTCGCCGTCGACCTCGTCGACTACGTCGCCGGGCTCGGGTTCACCCACGTGGAGTTCATGCCCGTGGCCGAGCACCCGTTCGGCGGGTCGTGGGGCTACCAGGTGACCTCCTACTACGCCCCGACCTCGCGGCTCGGCGGCCCGGACGACTTCCGCTACCTCGTCGACGCGTTCCACCAGGCCGGCATCGGCGTCATCATGGACTGGGTCCCGGCCCACTTCCCCAAGGACTCCTGGGCGCTGGCCCGGTTCGACGGCACCGCGCTGTACGAGGACCCGGACCCGCTGCGCGGCGAGCACCCCGACTGGGGCACGCTGATCTTCAACTACGGGCGCCGCGAGGTGCGCAACTTCCTCGTCGCCAACGCCCTGTACTGGCTCGAGGAGTTCCACATCGACGGCCTGCGGGTCGACGCCGTCGCCTCGATGCTCTACCTCGACTACTCGCGCGAGCCCGGCCAGTGGCGGCCCAACGAGCACGGCGGGCGGGAGAACCTCGACGCGATCAGCTTCCTCCAGGAGACCAACGCGACCGCCTACCGGCGCGTGCCCGGCATCGTCATGATCGCCGAGGAGTCCACCGCGTGGCCGGGCGTGAGCGCGCCGACGAGCCACGGCGGCCTGGGCTTCGGGCTCAAGTGGAACATGGGCTGGATGAACGACACCCTGCAGTACCTCGCAGAGGAGCCGATCAACCGGCGCTACCACCACGGGGAGCTCACCTTCTCCCTCGTCTACGCGTTCTCCGAGCAGTTCGTGCTGCCGCTGAGCCACGACGAGGTCGTCCACGGCAAGGGCTCGCTCCTGCGCAAGATGCCCGGCGACCGCTGGCAGCAGCTCGCCGGGGTGCGCTCGCTGCTCGCCTACCAGTGGTCCCACCCGGGCAAGCAGCTGCTCTTCATGGGCGGGGAGTTCGCCCAGGAGGAGGAGTGGGCCGAGGCCCGCGGCCTGGACTGGTACCTGCTCGACAACCCGGCGCACGCGGGCATCGCGGACCTCGTCCGCCGGCTCAACGACGTCTACCAGGCGCACCCCGCGCTGTTCGCCGACGACTTCACCCCCGCCGGGTTCCAGTGGATCGAGGCGGGCGACGGCGACCACAACGTCATCAGCTACCTGCGCACCGACCCGACCGGGCGCGGCCGCGACGTCGCGTGCGTCATCAACTTCGCCGGCGTGCCGCACGAGGGCTACCGGGTCGGCCTGCCGCAGGCAGGCGCCTGGGTCGAGCTGCTCAACACCGACGGCGAGGAGTACGGCGGCTCGGGCGTGGGCAACCTCGGCGTCGTCCACGCCGAGGAGCTGCCGTGGAACGGCCGGCCGGCCTCGGCCCGCCTGCGCGTGCCCCCGCTCGGCGCCCTCTTCCTCACCCCGGCGGAGTAA
- a CDS encoding tetratricopeptide repeat protein, which translates to MSQPSLNLHGAVDLSALARPAQPAGAPGGAAGEAADAPLVSDVTEATFQQTVELSMRVPVVVEVFASYAQGPSATLAELAAEYGGRFHLARVDVETSPQIAQVFQVQAVPTVVAIVRGQPIPLYQGDHPVEQVRQVIDEVLRVAAQAGVTGTVSGAAPEEGEAEPAEPPLPPLHAEALEAIEREDYTAAADAYRRALKENPGDHEASAALAQVELIMRTSAAGGLEAVTAAQDAPPTDVAAHLAAADAEMAAGQYPAAFDRLLAVVRATAGEDREAARVRLVEYFDILGSDPAVTAARRALASALY; encoded by the coding sequence ATGAGCCAGCCCTCCCTCAACCTGCACGGCGCCGTCGACCTGTCCGCGCTCGCCCGTCCCGCCCAGCCGGCCGGGGCACCGGGCGGCGCGGCCGGTGAGGCCGCGGACGCGCCGCTCGTCTCCGACGTCACCGAGGCGACGTTCCAGCAGACGGTCGAGCTGTCGATGCGGGTGCCCGTCGTCGTGGAGGTCTTCGCCTCCTACGCGCAGGGCCCCTCGGCCACGCTCGCCGAGCTGGCCGCCGAGTACGGCGGGCGGTTCCACCTCGCCCGCGTCGACGTCGAGACCAGCCCGCAGATCGCCCAGGTCTTCCAGGTCCAGGCCGTCCCGACCGTCGTCGCCATCGTCCGCGGCCAGCCGATCCCGCTCTACCAGGGGGACCACCCCGTGGAGCAGGTCCGCCAGGTGATCGACGAGGTGCTGCGCGTCGCCGCCCAGGCCGGGGTCACCGGCACGGTGAGCGGGGCCGCCCCGGAGGAGGGCGAGGCCGAGCCGGCCGAGCCGCCGCTGCCGCCGCTGCACGCCGAGGCGCTCGAGGCCATCGAGCGCGAGGACTACACCGCCGCCGCGGACGCCTACCGGCGTGCGCTCAAGGAGAACCCGGGCGACCACGAGGCCAGCGCCGCGCTCGCCCAGGTCGAGCTCATCATGCGCACGTCGGCGGCCGGTGGCCTGGAGGCGGTCACCGCCGCCCAGGACGCGCCGCCCACCGACGTCGCCGCGCACCTGGCGGCCGCGGACGCCGAGATGGCCGCCGGGCAGTACCCGGCCGCCTTCGACCGGCTGCTCGCCGTCGTGCGCGCGACGGCGGGGGAGGACCGGGAGGCGGCCCGGGTGCGCCTCGTGGAGTACTTCGACATCCTCGGCTCCGACCCTGCCGTCACCGCCGCCCGCCGAGCCCTCGCCTCCGCCCTGTACTGA
- a CDS encoding coiled-coil domain-containing protein, with protein sequence MTEDHPAFPVVMRGYDRAQVDQRVHALEAALDTARQQVSALDERVMRLSGELSEAQHELREREQPTYAGLGSRIEQLLRSAEEQSAGVVDRARAQAAQALADAEQRAAELTEHAEAEAASRVAAARRQAEDTLVEAERSAGSTIEVAQRTAEEIVLSAEREAARVREVVRDEEQHRRADLDRELGLTRATAEREVLELRTAAEEEATRLRGEATRLHQEAQTALEEARAEAERVRHRAELDAATLTEETERAAAEAHAQARAATTALAEETERRAAAAEARLAESLERTRTVVADADAGAAQRLAEAGAEADRLVADAQAEADRVLRETTDAARAERDTLQAEIADLARQREDITRYLTELRGLLTTHAAPAFGAAEQPAAAEDAVTEQAAVTEPAVDEQPGAPDPDVLAAAAEVAVEDVLTDEDEGTALEENLVEDDVVVEEETVVVDEDGTVVEIDEVVAEDEVLAETPVEEPAADTPGEEPPAAEAEGARTEVMEAVSGDTSVLPAVRDDQPGKNTKQRR encoded by the coding sequence ATGACCGAGGACCACCCCGCCTTCCCCGTGGTCATGCGGGGGTACGACCGTGCGCAGGTGGACCAGCGGGTCCACGCCCTCGAGGCCGCGCTCGACACCGCCCGCCAGCAGGTCTCGGCGCTCGACGAGCGGGTCATGCGCCTGTCGGGCGAGCTCTCCGAGGCGCAGCACGAGCTGCGCGAGCGCGAGCAGCCGACCTACGCCGGGCTGGGCTCGCGGATCGAGCAGCTGCTCCGCTCCGCCGAGGAGCAGTCGGCCGGGGTCGTCGACCGGGCGCGCGCCCAGGCGGCCCAGGCCCTCGCCGACGCCGAGCAGCGTGCCGCCGAGCTCACCGAGCACGCCGAGGCCGAGGCCGCCTCCCGCGTGGCAGCCGCCCGGCGCCAGGCTGAGGACACCCTCGTCGAGGCGGAGCGGTCGGCCGGGTCGACCATCGAGGTGGCCCAGCGCACCGCGGAGGAGATCGTCCTGTCCGCCGAGCGTGAGGCCGCCCGCGTCCGGGAGGTCGTCCGCGACGAGGAGCAGCACCGGCGCGCGGACCTCGACCGCGAGCTCGGGCTCACCCGGGCCACGGCCGAGCGCGAGGTGCTCGAGCTGCGTACCGCGGCCGAGGAGGAGGCCACCCGCCTGCGCGGGGAGGCCACCCGCCTGCACCAGGAGGCGCAGACCGCCCTGGAGGAGGCCCGCGCCGAGGCCGAGCGCGTGCGGCACCGGGCCGAGCTCGACGCCGCGACCCTCACCGAGGAGACCGAGCGCGCCGCGGCCGAGGCCCACGCGCAGGCACGGGCGGCGACGACCGCGCTGGCCGAGGAGACCGAGCGCCGCGCCGCGGCAGCCGAGGCCCGGCTGGCGGAGTCCCTCGAGCGCACGCGGACCGTCGTGGCCGACGCCGACGCCGGGGCCGCCCAGCGGCTCGCCGAGGCGGGCGCCGAGGCCGACCGGCTCGTCGCCGACGCCCAGGCCGAGGCGGACCGCGTCCTGCGCGAGACGACCGACGCCGCCCGCGCCGAGCGCGACACCCTGCAGGCGGAGATCGCCGACCTCGCCCGTCAGCGCGAGGACATCACCCGCTACCTCACCGAGCTGCGCGGGCTGCTCACGACGCACGCGGCCCCGGCGTTCGGTGCCGCGGAGCAGCCTGCGGCCGCGGAGGACGCCGTCACGGAGCAGGCCGCTGTCACGGAGCCCGCCGTCGACGAGCAGCCGGGCGCACCGGACCCTGACGTCCTCGCCGCCGCGGCGGAGGTCGCGGTCGAGGACGTGCTCACCGACGAGGACGAGGGCACCGCCCTCGAGGAGAACCTCGTCGAGGATGACGTCGTCGTCGAGGAGGAGACCGTCGTCGTTGACGAGGACGGCACCGTCGTCGAGATCGACGAGGTCGTCGCCGAGGACGAGGTCCTCGCCGAGACGCCCGTCGAGGAGCCCGCAGCGGACACCCCCGGCGAGGAGCCGCCCGCCGCTGAGGCGGAGGGTGCGCGCACCGAGGTCATGGAGGCGGTGTCCGGCGACACGTCCGTGCTCCCGGCCGTGCGGGACGACCAGCCCGGGAAGAACACCAAGCAGCGCCGCTGA
- a CDS encoding GNAT family N-acetyltransferase, translating to MAGPLHVRPARPDDADALADLETRARREAEGSEEVGAPQDAVQRWRDRLSDPGGSMTWVGVVRATGEPVGIATAEATGPGDLRPLRLLSLHVEPQWRGQGLGQVLLDHAVGDAPCYLWVGQDDARAQRFYGRNGFAPDGARREERAGPELRLVR from the coding sequence ATGGCAGGTCCTCTCCACGTCCGTCCCGCACGCCCCGACGACGCCGATGCGCTCGCCGACCTCGAGACCCGCGCGAGGCGCGAGGCGGAGGGCAGCGAGGAGGTCGGCGCCCCGCAGGACGCGGTGCAGCGGTGGCGCGACCGGCTCTCCGACCCGGGCGGGAGCATGACGTGGGTCGGGGTCGTGCGCGCGACGGGTGAGCCCGTCGGCATCGCGACCGCCGAGGCGACCGGACCGGGCGACCTGCGCCCGCTGCGGCTCCTGTCGCTCCACGTCGAGCCGCAGTGGCGGGGACAGGGCCTGGGCCAGGTCCTGCTCGACCACGCCGTCGGCGACGCCCCCTGCTACCTGTGGGTGGGGCAGGACGACGCCCGAGCCCAGCGCTTCTACGGGCGCAACGGCTTCGCGCCCGACGGCGCCCGGCGCGAGGAGCGCGCCGGGCCCGAGCTACGCCTGGTCCGCTGA
- a CDS encoding YihY/virulence factor BrkB family protein yields the protein MTSDDHTRPDHPRKPDSPADIRKPSWTYVLRKSVREFLKDDCTTLAAGLTYYAVLSIFPALIALASILSLVGQGSQGTSQVTTLLEDTLPEDTFKQVEPVIENITNVGAPGIGLIIGLLVALWTASNYVTAFAKAMNRIYEVPEGRPIWKLRPLTYLLTLVLLLLVALAVVILVVTGPVAQAVGDVVGLGSTAVTVWNIAKWPVLLVIVVVVIALLYYATPNVKQPKLRWISIGAVIAIVVAALATLALGIYVSQFGSYNETYGALAGVIVFLLWLWIMNLALLFGAEFDAELERARQLQGGIAAEEHIQLPPRDTKASDKKAEQQQEDVERGRALRLSHGRTQDEDAARSSE from the coding sequence ATGACGAGCGACGACCACACCCGGCCCGACCACCCGCGCAAGCCCGACTCCCCCGCCGACATCCGCAAGCCGTCCTGGACCTACGTGCTGCGCAAGTCGGTCCGCGAGTTCCTCAAGGACGACTGCACGACGCTCGCCGCCGGACTCACGTACTACGCCGTCCTGTCGATCTTCCCCGCGCTCATCGCGCTCGCCTCCATCCTCTCCCTCGTCGGCCAGGGGTCGCAGGGCACGAGCCAGGTCACCACCCTGCTCGAGGACACCCTGCCCGAGGACACGTTCAAGCAGGTCGAGCCGGTCATCGAGAACATCACGAACGTCGGCGCGCCCGGCATCGGCCTGATCATCGGCCTGCTCGTCGCGCTGTGGACGGCGTCGAACTACGTCACCGCGTTCGCCAAGGCGATGAACCGGATCTACGAGGTGCCCGAGGGCCGCCCGATCTGGAAGCTGCGGCCGTTGACCTACCTGCTCACCCTCGTCCTCCTGCTCCTCGTCGCCCTCGCGGTCGTCATCCTCGTCGTCACCGGGCCGGTCGCGCAGGCGGTCGGCGACGTCGTGGGGCTGGGCTCCACAGCGGTGACCGTGTGGAACATCGCCAAGTGGCCGGTGCTCCTCGTCATCGTCGTCGTCGTCATCGCGCTGCTCTACTACGCCACCCCGAACGTCAAGCAGCCCAAGCTCCGCTGGATCAGCATCGGCGCGGTCATCGCGATCGTCGTCGCCGCGCTCGCCACCCTCGCGCTGGGCATCTACGTCTCGCAGTTCGGCAGCTACAACGAGACGTACGGCGCCCTCGCCGGCGTCATCGTCTTCCTCCTGTGGCTGTGGATCATGAACCTCGCGCTGCTCTTCGGCGCGGAGTTCGACGCCGAGCTCGAGCGCGCCCGCCAGCTCCAGGGCGGGATCGCGGCCGAGGAGCACATCCAGCTGCCGCCGCGGGACACCAAGGCGTCGGACAAGAAGGCCGAGCAGCAGCAGGAGGACGTCGAGCGCGGCCGGGCGCTGCGACTGTCCCACGGCCGCACCCAGGACGAGGACGCCGCCCGCTCCTCCGAGTAG
- a CDS encoding alpha/beta hydrolase produces MDTGPLAIHRHGPETGVPLVLLHGFPLDSRMWDDVVDHLGDLPVVLLDAPGFGASPSPAEVAAALGREPDPTLDTVADAVAETLRSMEVERAVVAGLSMGGYILLALAERHRGLLAAVGLLDTKVDSDPDEAHANRLRVAEEAERTGSAAVAGMVDTVLGETTLTERPEVVARMREWLSEAPGEGIAWAQRAMAARPTRISALEDLEVPALVLRGAEDGMSPQAAAETMSRALGGPVELVVVPRVGHMSAVEDPEAVAEALRALHAAGLAAERV; encoded by the coding sequence ATGGACACCGGACCCCTCGCCATCCACCGCCACGGTCCCGAGACCGGCGTGCCGCTCGTGCTCCTCCACGGCTTCCCGCTCGACTCGCGGATGTGGGACGACGTCGTCGACCACCTGGGCGACCTGCCCGTGGTCCTCCTCGACGCACCCGGCTTCGGCGCCTCGCCGTCGCCCGCGGAGGTCGCTGCCGCGCTCGGGCGCGAGCCGGACCCGACGCTCGACACCGTGGCAGATGCCGTAGCCGAGACGCTGCGCTCGATGGAGGTCGAGCGCGCCGTCGTCGCCGGGCTGTCGATGGGCGGCTACATCCTCCTCGCGCTCGCCGAGCGGCACCGCGGGCTGCTCGCCGCCGTCGGGCTGCTCGACACGAAGGTCGACAGCGACCCCGACGAGGCGCACGCGAACCGGCTGAGGGTCGCCGAGGAGGCGGAGCGCACCGGGTCCGCCGCGGTCGCCGGGATGGTCGACACGGTCCTCGGGGAGACGACGCTCACCGAGCGGCCCGAGGTCGTGGCCCGCATGCGGGAGTGGCTGAGCGAGGCGCCGGGGGAGGGCATCGCCTGGGCGCAGCGGGCGATGGCGGCCCGCCCCACCCGGATCAGCGCGCTCGAGGACCTCGAGGTGCCGGCGCTCGTCCTGCGCGGCGCCGAGGACGGGATGAGCCCGCAGGCCGCGGCCGAGACGATGTCGCGCGCTCTCGGCGGGCCGGTGGAGCTCGTCGTCGTGCCCCGGGTGGGGCACATGAGCGCGGTCGAGGACCCCGAGGCCGTGGCCGAGGCCCTGCGCGCCCTGCACGCCGCCGGGCTGGCCGCCGAGCGGGTCTGA